The genomic DNA AGAGCAACTTTTCCTGTGAAAGAATTATGCAAGAAGCTGGAATTTCATCCAAAAAGGTATCAGTGATAACAGTGTCCCGTTTCTTAAATTCTCAAGGGTATTTTTATCTACAAGCGCGTAAAAAAGGTGTCTTGACGGTCCTCGATATGAAGAAAAGGCTGAGGTTTGCgcaacaaatgaaaaaagatcACGGTTCTGATATCTGGACTAAACGTGTGGCTTTCTATCTTGATTGTGTGTCATATGCGTATAAGAGAAATCCCTTAGACCAGGCTTTGGCTCCGAAGGAACGAATTTGGCGAAAACGAGGCGAAGGCCTTACAACTGGTTGTTTGGCCAAAGGCAAAACAGAAGGAACAGGTGGAAAATATGTGAGACTTGTCGAAGCTATCTCCGACAATAAAGGTGTAATTCTTTGTCATCCGTATGAAAAAATGACGGGTTGCTTTTTTGCCAATTTCATCGATGAACGTTTTCCGACGATGTTTACGCTGTCAGATAAGGGGAACGAGAACTTATTTGTTCAAGACAATTGTCCATGTCAAAATTCCGCTTTGGCAAAAGCTGCCATGAGGAGAACCCGTGCAAATTTACTCAAGTTCCCTGCGAGATGTGCTGACGTTCTTTGCCACGAAAACCTGTTTCCTATGGTTTCTCGTAAACTACAGAAACAAGTTATTGAGCAACAAATTACCAGAGAATCATATCCTGCGTTTAAGACCCGAGTTATTAACACCTTTTATTCCGTACCAATCGATACTGTCAATAAGCTCATATCATCCATGCCTAAGCGTATTCTCCATCATAAACGTAGTACGACGTATCTGTGCAATAAACGCCGCCCCTCTTTTGGGAATAGTaacaacctacaaccacctTCTACTATAGCGcgtgttatttgttttcaattgacccagagatctttgtttaccaTGTGAAAAACTGTTCAGGTATCACGCAATCGCTACTTCAACCCAAACGTGACCGCTGATATCTTTATCGTTTTGTCTAtgaaatgttaatgttacactctTTAAGAAAATAAGGCAAGACTTATTTCGTGTAatgatttcttcttcagattaaaATCGTTCATTACTCCCAGCATTTAATGTATCTCTGATACGTGTACGCACACAAGTATGatacgatttcccgccaatACAGCTACCGAGTACTCACATACCAAGAATTCCTCTTTTACacagtcccagacataattgttgggacacttatgcctcttccttccctctcaatgttgctgTGAAAGATTCGGTGACTCAACtgcgataaacaacattgagaggggcaggggacgcacgagaagggaatagaggacgttcgcatgaagtgtcccaactaattatgtctgagactgtagttaaatggagcgtgtaatgtctccaccgggaatgggaatcgtatgacttgcaaaaggcatgaaatttgttttgttgtttttggtatttttttggaaaacggtaaaagtaacaagtgatgttagaacggttagatgactgaaagatttagtactgtcattgaactatccctgtattgaaaatatgctatcgttttcatttggtcttgtgtactcaaggttctgcaagaaatattgcttactgcttgaaatTCCGAAACATACACGATTTACATTTTGTCAGTGTCattgctgtgggttggctggcgtttctctaggatgtccatgccttgggtcatcatttctctcatgatggcgatgcctttgaatatgcaaacgatttctgctccctttgcgtgagctgtaacttcttgaatccTTCTTGCGTTCTGTGGATCTATGCTGTCGTCCTCCGTCTGTGTGTTCAGAGTGTCTTGTCTGTTTGCGTGATAATGGTTGTCGtgaagtggaccatgaagatgatgactatgAAGATGATCGTAGGTGAGGTTTTGCAttgttgcgagtggaaggtgttgtaatggtgggtggaaggtcgatgatataaagtatgacatggtaaacgtaattaaaataaaacctataaTTGCCTGGCAAGTCACGTATCTCTCGACCACTGTATAGTTCCCGGTAAATATCcgtcctctttgaaaacggagCGTGTAATCTCTCCACTGGGAAAGGGAATGAGATGACTTGGAAAagggatgaaatttgttttgttgttttttggtattttttcgaaaagagtgaaagtaacaagtgatgttagaagggttagatgactgaaagatttagtactgtcattgaactatcccgtACTGAAAATATGcgatcgttttcatttggtcttgtttactcaaggtcctgcaagaaatgttgcttacagtgagtgcttgaaattcagaaacatacacgtaacaaataccatggtgaaatggtggcttgttgcaaatagaagttttctaataagttgactttgttaatatttgcgaggcattCCTGACAGAATGACAATGTCTCTGTTTGCTTGACTATAAGTAATGAGGTAAACTCGCCTCACATCTCGTGCGCTCAAACTCTCACTTGTACTGCAACAGCCATCATGCTCATCACAGACGCTAGATGCTTCAGCCTCTCTATTGATAAACTCCATCATAAACGTAGTACAACGTATCTGTGCAATAAACGCCGCCCCTCTTTTGGGAATAGTaacaacctacaaccacctTCTACTATAGCGCatgttatttgttttcaattaacccagagatctttgtttaccaAGTGAAAAACTGTTCAGGTATCACACAATCGCTACTTCAACCCAAACGTGACCGCTGATATCTTTATCGTTTTGTCTAtgaaatgttaatgttacactctttaagaaaataagggaacacttatttcgtgtaatgatttcttcttcagattaaaATCGTTCATTACTCCCAGCATTTAATGTATCTCTGATACGTGTACGCACACAAGTATGatacgatttcccgccaatACAGCTACCGAGTACTCACATACCAAGAATTCCTCTTTTACacagtcccagacataattgttgggacacttatgcctcttccttccctctcaatgttgctgTGAAAGATTCGGTGACTCAACtgcgataaacaacattgagaggggcaggggacgcacgagaagggaatagaggacgttcgcatgaagtgtcccaactaattatgtctgagactgtagttaaatggagcgtgtaatgtctccaccgggaatgggaatcgtatgacttgcaaaaggcatgaaatttgttttgttgtttttggtatttttttggaaaacggtaaaagtaacaagtgatgttagaacggttagatgactgaaagatttagtactgtcattgaactatccctgtattgaaaatatgctatcgttttcatttggtcttgtgtactcaaggttctgcaagaaatattgcttactgcttgaaatTCCGAAACATACACGATTTACATTTTGTCAGTGTCattgctgtgggttggctggcgtttctctaggatgtccatgccttgggtcatcatttctctcatgatggcgatgcctttgaatatgcaaacgatttctgctccctttgcgtgagctgtaacttcttgaatccTTCTTGCGTTCTGTGGATCTATGCTGTCGTCCTCCGTCTGTGTGTTCAGAGTGTCTTGTCTGTTTGCGTGATAATGGTTGTCGtgaagtggaccatgaagatgatgactatgAAGATGATCGTAGGTGAGGTTTTGCAttgttgcgagtggaaggtgttgtaatggtgggtggaaggtcgatgatataaagtatgacatggtaaacgtaattaaaataaaacctataaTTGCCTGGCAAGTCACGTATCTCTCGACCACTGTATAGTTCCCGGTAAATATCcgtcctctttgaaaacggagcgtgtaatctctccactgggaatgggaatgagatgacttggaaaagggatgaaatttgttttgttgttttttggtattttttcgaaaagagtgaaagtaacaagtgatgttagaacggttagatgactgaaagatttagtactgtcattgaactatcccgtactgaaaatatgctatcgttttcatttggtcttatttactcaaggtcctgcaagaaatgttgcttacagtgagtgcttgaaattcagaaacatacacgtaacaaatacgatggtgaaatggtggcttgttgcaaatagaagttttctaataagttgactttgttaatatttgcgaggcattCCTGACAGAATGACAATGTCTCTGTTTGCTTGACTATAAGTAATGAGGTAAACTCGCCTCACATCTCGTGCGCTCAAACTCTCACTTGTACTGCAACAGCCATCATGCTCATCACAGACGCTAGATGCTTCAGCCTCTCTATTGATAAACTCCATCATAAACGTAGTACGACGTATCTGTGCAATAAACGCCGCCCCTCTTTTGGGAATAGTaacaacctacaaccacctTTTACTATAGCGCATGTTATTCGTTTTCAATTAACCCagagatctttgtttaccaTGTGAAAAACTGTTCAGGTATCACACAATCGCTACTTCAACCCAAACGTGACCGCTGATATCTTTATCGTTTTGTCTAtgaaatgttaatgttacactctttaagaaaataagggaacacttatttcgtgtaatgatttcttcttcagattaaaATCGTTCATTACTCCCAGCATTTAATGTCGCTCTGCAGGGTTGTCCACAGGTTTTGAAGTAGCTGGAAATAATTTGAAAGTAGCCGGAGAGTGACTATGGAGCGCCGTAGGCGCTcccttctaggggggtctgggggcatgcccccccagaaaattttgattttttaagTCCCCAGAAACATAGTTTCCTTGATTCTGAGCACAAATTGCCAATAATCTCAGTACCGTAACTTTTAGATTTCTAGTCTTATAAACTCATGCCTTCATTGATTTTCTACATGTTATTACTGTTACAATTGCCAGAACTCAACGTAATGAACTAATAATATACAATGTTTTGATTAATCTAACTTCTTAAAACATTACTGTAATAGTTAAGTAGATTTGATCAATTAAATTAGAATTGTGAAGTTCATTTTACCTGACCTGACCTAGACATAAATGATAATCCAAACTTTAATAAAACTACACCCTTCATCACCAGTTACAGTAAAGTTAACAGTAAACTAATTTTAGATCAGAACTGATGAAAAATTATGAAATGATAAATCGCTAATCTATTAGAGTAGATTGTCTCGATCTGCTACTCACAATACAATCCTCCTTGTATCAGCTCAAGCGCTATATACACACCAAGAAATTAAAACTAAGTAGTAAAGTACTGTTACAATATTGCATACAGTATTACTTCTATGTAACCATTGTACGGTTAACCAACATTTTACTTGTTTCCACTTGGTTTCACCacaacaatgaaaagaaaaacaacaattaaagacTGAAGTCAAAGTCTAAGTCATTCTCTGTGTCACATTCAGCATCAGTAATGTCATTCAGTTGGAGGATGGATAAAGCCTCAGTTTCTGAAATGGCTGCAGCCAAAGGTTGGGTTGCACTACTGGTGCCAAGTGATTCCACTTCTGTCTGTACTCCAGCATCAGACATCTCGACACAAGGGAGGGCTTGATGTGGTGGCTCATGTTCAGTAGAAGATGCTGGTGTGTTGAGAATTGGCCCAGAGCGATATCGCCTTGTCTTTGCAGATTTCCAGTCTTCGTAAGCTTGTTCCACCATTTCCCTGCTTTCAGAAGTGCCAAGTTCTGGACCATTGATGGTGATGTGCATTAAGCTGAACATCATGTCATCGCCAAGTTTGCTTCTCAGTGTTGTCTTGATTCTCTTAAGGGCTGAGGCTCCTCTCTCTGGCCATGCATTTGTAACTGGTGCCGATAGAATAATCTCTGCAACAAAGCTCAGTTCCTCATAGAAGTGGCCCATCTTAGCAAGCTTCTGGAGGGACCAGGTCATGGCAGTGATTTCAGGTGGTCGCTCTGTGTTGGGCTGGCACTCTGGGGGAATCTTAACTTTCCATGATGCCAAATCATACTTAAACTTGCCATACTCTGCCTGCAGCTTCTCTTTCCTTGTTGCTCTATCTTCATTGGGAAGGGAGGCAAAAAACTGCTCTCCAATCACGTTCATTTCTGTCTTCCCATAGTCTGCAAAGCTGGTTTGAGATGGCTCTGGAAGATGCACAGGATCAAAGACAGAGAAGGCTGAGACTGCCGGGAGGCAGTTACCAAACCGGGCATCGATGTTCTTCACAAGTGCACTGATGTACTTCTCTGTCAAGGATTCCGCCAGTGACACTTTATGCGGAGTGATAGTGATTTCTGCCGTGCCAAGCCTTCCCCCAGGCTGTAAATCGTCATGCAGTCGATGCAGAAAGGCCTTGTTCCTCTTCACTTCATTCAGCTTTGACTTGCAGTAAGCCACAGATGGTGCAATGTGTGAGAAGTCCAAGGTTCCTTTCTGAAAAACTTGGCTGAGCGTAGCTAACAGTGGAAGAACCTCTTTCAGCATGTATAGTGTCGAGACAAACTTGTAGCAATGCACTTTGCCCAAAAGACCCTCTGCAACTGCCACTTCTCGCTGCTTAGCTAAGGTCTGGACCACTGGAATATATGTTTCATACAAAGCATTGACAGAACCGTCAAAACTGAGCCAACGCGTGCTGCAGGCTTTCTTGAGCCTCAAAACAAGCCTTTGCTTCGTTCCGTCAGTAACAGTTACTGCCCGTAAAGCCAGTTGTGCTTTAAGAAAGACAGCCATTCTCTTTGGGGAATTCTCAAAGTATTTCCAAAGTGTCCTCAAGTGATCCTGAACCAGGCTAATGTAATCCAGTTCCTTGAGGGTGTCTGTGCATGCTAAAGCCAGTTTGTGGCAAATGCAGTGAAAAGAAATCATGTTCTTGTTGACTTCCTTAAGTTTAACTGCAAGCCCATTTCTGTGGCCAGTCATTACCGATGCTCCGTCTGAGACAAGAGACATACAGTGATCCATTTTCAGATTGAGCTCCTCCAATTTACTAGTGACAGTGTCAAAGATAGTTTGACTATCAGCAGATTCCGATTCTTCTAAAAGATTCTTGACAAATAAGAATTTCACCTCAGTCATACCACTTTCTTGACTGAAATACTGTACAAATGCAAGAAGCATTTCCTGAACTGAAATATCAGTTACCTCATCAAGGAGAATACCGTATGCTTTTGCATGCTGAACATTGGTCAGAACACGTCTTGCCACTGTTTGTCCAAGGGTTAAGAAGATCTCGCGTATTGATCTTTGAGACTGATGGTCAAAGAACTTCATATCCCTGAGTCCCAAGAATTCTAAAAGTTGCAGAAGAGATAGGGTTTTCCTATTGGCCACCTCATTTTTTGCCAGCCAATATACAGAATAGAATGCATTGAAGTAGACTTCATCCTTAACTGCTTTTCCCTTTTCTGCTGCCTTGTGGAAGCCTGAAACACGCTGTAAGTGTTCAGCTTCTATAGCATCTTTGTGCTGTTGAGAATTGGCATGGTCTTTGAAGGTCGCTTTACGAATGCGGCAGCTGGGCTCTTCAACAAAAGTCTTGCTTTTGTTCTGCTTGTTTTGTACCTTATGTTTTCGGCACAGGACACAGTACATGCCCTGTCCTTCCACATAAACGCACCAGTTCCATTCAGTGGACAAGCAGAAGCCAAGACCTTGTTGTCCTTGTCAGttggagaagaaagagaagaacagTTGCGAATGGAGCACACATCAAACTGGTGAAGATGCTGAGCATCTACACCAGGAAAGAGTTGAGACACCTCCTTAACGTGCTCAGCTTGTTCCTTCTGTCTTTTGGCAAAGTCTACATGGGCACTGGTGCTCGGCCTTGGGGTGGACTCTGGGCTAGTGTTTGCTACAGAGATGTCACCAGAGACAATTCTTTCGCCTTGGTCTTCAGATACATTTGCGGGGGCATCTTCATTTAAAGCACCTGGTACTGTTAAAATGAATAAGTGTTCCTTTATTAAAAAACGCACAAGTGTTTAAATACCCTCTTCAGCTCTTGTCCGATTTTCATTTGCGATATTGAGAATAGATAAAAACCAGTCCCAGCTTATGCGTAAGGGAACATGTTTCCGTAAATAATTCGGAAACAATTTTCCTAGCCTACGTGGTACTGGTAGGCTCCAAAAGGTGAGGGAAAGGGAAAAACGAGCGCTGATAATCAGCGCTCGTTTTTTCCCTTTCCCTCCCCTTTTGGAGCCTACCACGTAGGCTACAATTTCCCCTTGTTAAAAAGACACGTCTCGATTAAATGCCGCCATCTGGAATTTATGAAAAATCAGccagacaaaatggcgccgtcGTGAATTTATGAAAAAACAGCCAGACAAAGCGGCACCGTCTCggatttataaaaaaaaacaaccacgCGAAAGAGTGCACTGTCTCAATCTATCAGCGAAAATCTCACTAAAAAGACTTTATCGAGAGTTCGTTGGAAATTCCTTCTTCataaaaaactaaacaaagaactCGCTGCGAATAACAAGGCTAAGTTGACATCACTATTTCTAGAATGACTGAGTTTTCTACTGTCTCGCAAAAATCAGTTTTAccgtgaaattaacaatttagTTTTACACAATTACAGTTGGACCTCGCTCTTTCGACCTCGGTTGTTTCGAAGTCCCCGCTGTTTCGAACACAAACCCATTTCCCTTGAAATGCATTTTCAGTCATGTACTATCGGCTATTTGGAAGTCCCCGCTATTTCGAACTGTTTTTCGACTCCCTTGGCTTGGGAGTTCGAAATACCGGGGTTCAACTGTATCACAGTTCCAGGTTTTGGATACCTTTACGGTTTAGCTTGACCAGTACATCggttgaaaagaaaacattgcaAAGGAATGAAATAAAACTTTCAGCAAACAACTTTTTTCAACCGATCACGGTTTTTGCAAGTCACGTAATAATTTCTAGTCTTTACtctatttgtaaataatttaccTTGGGCTTCTTctgttctctttttttgttggGGTTCCGCTGCTCGTCCAAAGAATTTCGTCAGAGGGGCTTGTCGTTTCATTGAGCCTACTAATTCTTCAATAATCCTACGTTGTGTTCAACTTTATTTGATGCGTGATATGTGGCTGATGCACGATATGCTAAATTGCTGTGGGCCCCAAACCTTATGTCACGCACAAAATATGTCGCACCTTCACGCCTCTCGCCAAAGTTCAGTGTTACATAAGCTATTGTCACGTCAAAGCGTGAGTAAATGTTTTTTACAGTTACAGTTTATTTTACCAATCGTGTATCTTTGTGCCAACcagataaattaatttaaaagtcaATAAACTGCAGTGGAAAACAAGTTTATTTTCATATATCTGCGCCGGTACAGGAACAAATAATTTGtcttaaaaaaacacaaaagactAAAAAGTAGCCGGCAGAAACGACCCAAGTAGCCGGTTTATTTTGCCGGCTGCCGGCTGTTAGGGACAACAGTGGCTCTGATACGTGTACGCACACAAGTATGatacgatttcccgccaatACAGCTACCGAGTACTCACATACCAAGAATTCCTCTTTTACacagtcccagacataattgttgggacacttatgcctcttccttccctctcaatgttgctATGAAAGATTCGGTGACTCAACTGCGATAAAAAACATTGAGAGGGGCAGGGGACGCACGAGAAGGGAATAGAGGACGTTCgcatgaagtgtcccaactaattatgtctgagactgtagttaaatggagcgtgtaatgtctccaccgggaatgggaatcgtatgacttgcaaaaggcatgaaatttgttttgttgtttttggtatttttttggaaaacggtaaaagtaacaagtgatgttagaacggttagatgactgaaagatttagtactgtcattgaactatccctgtattgaaaatatgctatcgttttcatttggtcttgtgtactcaaggttctgcaagaaatattgcttactgcttgaaatTCCGAAACATACACGATTTACATTTTGTCAGTGTCattgctgtgggttggctggcgtttctctaggatgtccatgccttgggtcatcatttctctcatgatggcgatgcctttgaatatgcaaacgatttctgctctctttgcgtgagctgtaacttcttgaatccTTCTTGCGTTCTGTGGATCTGTGCTGTCGTCCTCCGTCTGTGTGTTCAGAATGTCTTGTCTGTTTCCGTGATAATGGTTGTCGtgaagtggaccatgaagatgatgactatgAAGATGATGGTAGGCGAGGTTTTCCAttgttgcgagtggaaggtgttgtaatggtgggtggaaggtcgatgatataaagtatgacatggtaaacgtaattaaaataaaacctataaTTGCCTGGCAAGTCACGTATCTCTCGACCACTGTATAGTTCCCGGTAAATATCcgtcctctttgaaaacggagcgtgtaatctctccactgggaatgggaatgagatgacttggaaaagggatgaaatttgttttgttgttttttggtattttttcgaaaagagtgaaagtaacaagtgatgttagaacggttagatgactgaaagatttagtactgtcattgaactatcccgtactgaaaatatgctatcgttttcatttggtcttgtttactcaaggtcctgcaagaaatgttgcttacagtgagtgcttgaaattcagaaacatacacgtaacaaataccatggtgaaatggtggcttgttgcaaatagaagttttctaataagttgactttgttaatatttgcgaggcattCCTGACAGAATGACAATGTCTCTGTTTGCTTGACTATAAGTAATGAGGTAAACTCGCCTCACATCTCGTGCGCTCAAACTCTCACTTGTACTGCAACAGCCATCATGCTCATCACAGACGCTAGATGCTTCAGCCTCTCTATTGATAAACTCCATCATAAACGTAGTACGACGTATCTGTGCAATAAACGCCGCCCCTCTTTTGGGAATAGTaacaacctacaaccacctTTTACTATAGCGCatgttatttgttttcaattaacccagagatctttgtttaccaTGTGAAAAACTGTTCAGGTATCACACAATCGCTACTTCAACCCAAACGTGACCGCTGATATCTTTATCGTTTTGTCTAtgaaatgttaatgttacactctttaagaaaataagggaacacttatttcgtgtaatgatttcttcttcagattaaaatcgttcattactcccagcatttaatgtcgctctgataCGTGTACGCACACAAGTATGatacgatttcccgccaatACAGCTACCGAGTACTCACATACCAAGAATTCCTCTTTTACacagtcccagacataattgttgggacacttatgcctcttccttccctctTAATGTTGCTATGAAAGATTCGGTGACTCAACTGCGATAAAAAACATTGAGAGGGGCAGGGGACGCACGAGAAGGGAATAGAGGACGTTCgcatgaagtgtcccaactaattatgtctgagactgtagttaaatggagcgtgtaatgtcttcaccgggaatgggaatcgtatgacttgcaaaaggcatgaaatttgttttgttgtttttggtatttttttggaaaacggtaaaagtaacaagtgatgttagaacggttagatgactgaaagatttagtactgtcattgaactatccctgtattgaaaatatgctatcgttttcatttggtcttgtgtactcaaggttctgcaagaaatattgcttactgcttgaaatTCCGAAACATACACGATTTACATTTTGTCAGTGTCattgctgtgggttggctggcgtttctctaggatgtccatgccttgggtcatcatttctctcatgatggcgatgcctttgaatatgcaaacgatttctgctctctttgcgtgagctgtaacttcttgaatccTTCTTGCGTTCTGTGGATCTGTGCTGTCGTCCTCCGTCTGTGTGTTCAGAATGTCTTGTCTGTTTGCGTGATAATGGTTGTCGtgaagtggaccatgaagatgatgactatgAAGATGATGGTAGGCGAGGTTTTCCATTGTTGTgagtggaaggtgttgtaatggtgggtggaaggtcgatgatataaagtatgacatggtaaacgtaattaaaataaaacctataattacctggcaagtcacatatctctcgaccattgtatagttcccggtaaatatccgtcctctttgaaaacggagCGTGTAATCTCTCCACTGGGAATGGGAATGAGATGACCGAAAAACAAGCAAACTCAGAACTTGTGCTGTATTTATTTAGACAGTCAATTTGTTGGCTGTGCGGACCAAGCGATCGCACGGCAAGAAGGCGGAAGTTTGAATTACTAAGGGAaactttaaaatgtattttgatTTGCGAAGTCAAGCTGTTAGAATCAGCTATGAAGCATACACGCCAATATTCAAGAAACGAAATTTTAATACATTTACATGTCGTATTTTTGACATTTGCTGTGTGTAAATGCATGCTATTTTGAATTCTGGTCCTGCGATTGTTTTTGCGTTTTTAATAACGCAATTGGTGAAAAATAATACCCTCCCAGTAATACAGTATAGACTGACTTAGTTTTTTgccgattttaggctgaaaatattcttgtattattcttaaattatagctcatgacatttccgttttagaatttattgttTGGTATTTATTGTTTGGTATCTTGATCTGTATCGCGTTACACGTTCTCCATCTCATCGCTGTAGTTTGTtcgttttgttggctagtttcgccgttcagggaaaagaataattttatacggttaagttaaaaaacaaaattgtacatgtattgtatttACTGATGTTTCTACACATAAAATTATAtctatccttttcaaaatctcagcctcggctttattcttaaaatattcttaaaattccTGGTTCCTGGGTGTTCTTAAACTCGCGAAAGTAACAAATTTAAAACACGTCTTCCTCTGGTTAAACAGAAAAATTGAGCATATTGCGTCGTTTTTCGATGGTGAAATTGTATGCTGCGTAGAATTAAGTGTTCAAAAATAATTACAGCTCGGCGAATGTTTCAAACCGCCACTCGGTTCATTTATCGATTCCGGAAAGATATTTCCTTTTTGGCGGGCGGACTAACTTTCTATGAACCAAAACATTGATTAATCCTGTAATAAGCCGTTAAAGCAAAATTATTTCGGTCTTATTCTCAGATCAGATCAAATGGGCGGTTTAAAAAGGTAAACATTGGTATTATTCTAAAATAGATCGGCGACGCGCTCATTCACCGGCGGTGAgcggtgaaaggaaaatgaaatggaataTCATCGTGGTATATCATTATTTTTACTCGTAATTTATAACATATTCGCCTTAGCAGCTGTGATTTATCACCCGACTCGCAGCCTTTTCATTTTAGGAATGATTTCACCCAGTGAAACGGTCCTCGAAATGAGACAAACGCAAACATGCGGTGTGCATCCAAACACGCGGTGATATTCAGACGATGACCACAGCAAAACAGGTCAAGTCAA from Montipora capricornis isolate CH-2021 chromosome 2, ASM3666992v2, whole genome shotgun sequence includes the following:
- the LOC138037015 gene encoding zinc finger protein 862-like; this encodes MYCVLCRKHKVQNKQNKSKTFVEEPSCRIRKATFKDHANSQQHKDAIEAEHLQRVSGFHKAAEKGKAVKDEVYFNAFYSVYWLAKNEVANRKTLSLLQLLEFLGLRDMKFFDHQSQRSIREIFLTLGQTVARRVLTNVQHAKAYGILLDEVTDISVQEMLLAFVQYFSQESGMTEVKFLFVKNLLEESESADSQTIFDTVTSKLEELNLKMDHCMSLVSDGASVMTGHRNGLAVKLKEVNKNMISFHCICHKLALACTDTLKELDYISLVQDHLRTLWKYFENSPKRMAVFLKAQLALRAVTVTDGTKQRLVLRLKKACSTRWLSFDGSVNALYETYIPVVQTLAKQREVAVAEGLLGKVHCYKFVSTLYMLKEVLPLLATLSQVFQKGTLDFSHIAPSVAYCKSKLNEVKRNKAFLHRLHDDLQPGGRLGTAEITITPHKVSLAESLTEKYISALVKNIDARFGNCLPAVSAFSVFDPVHLPEPSQTSFADYGKTEMNVIGEQFFASLPNEDRATRKEKLQAEYGKFKYDLASWKVKIPPECQPNTERPPEITAMTWSLQKLAKMGHFYEELSFVAEIILSAPVTNAWPERGASALKRIKTTLRSKLGDDMMFSLMHITINGPELGTSESREMVEQAYEDWKSAKTRRYRSGPILNTPASSTEHEPPHQALPCVEMSDAGVQTEVESLGTSSATQPLAAAISETEALSILQLNDITDAECDTENDLDFDFSL